The Synchiropus splendidus isolate RoL2022-P1 chromosome 1, RoL_Sspl_1.0, whole genome shotgun sequence genome includes a window with the following:
- the mapk10 gene encoding mitogen-activated protein kinase 10 isoform X3, producing the protein MSKSKVDNQFYSVEVGDSTFTVLKRYQNLKPIGSGAQGIVCAGYDAVLDRNVAIKKLSRPFQNQTHAKRAYRELVLMKCVNHKNIISLLNVFTPQKSLEEFQDVYLVMELMDANLCQVIQMELDHERMSYLLYQMLCGIKHLHSAGIIHRDLKPSNIVVKSDCTLKILDFGLARTAGTSFMMTPYVVTRYYRAPEVILGMGYKENVDIWSVGCIMGEMVRHKILFPGRDYIDQWNKVIEQLGTPSPEFMKKLQPTVRNYVENRPKYAGLTFPKLFPDCLFPADSEHNKLKASQARDLLSKMLIIDPAKRISVDEALQHPYINVWYDPAEVEAARDLIQISMPPPQIYDKQLDEREHSIDEWKELIYKEVMNFEERTKNGVVKGQPSPSGAAVNSSESLPPSSSINDISSMSTDQTLASDTDSSLETSAGPLGCCR; encoded by the exons TGCGGGCTATGACGCTGTACTGGATCGGAATGTTGCCATCAAGAAGCTGAGCAGACCCTTCCAGAACCAGACCCATGCCAAAAGGGCTTATCGGGAGTTGGTGCTCATGAAATGTGTCAATCACAAAAAT ATCATCAGTTTATTAAACGTCTTCACCCCACAGAAATCTTTAGAGGAATTCCAGGATGT ATACCTAGTGATGGAGTTGATGGACGCCAACTTGTGCCAGGTGATTCAGATGGAGCTCGACCATGAGAGAATGTCCTACCTGCTCTACCAGATGTTGTGTGGCATCAAACATCTGCACTCTGCAGGCATCATTCACAGG GACCTAAAACCTAGCAATATAGTTGTAAAATCAGATTGCACGCTGAAGATTTTGGACTTTGGCTTGGCGCGGACAGCTGGCACTAGCTTCATGATGACCCCCTACGTGGTGACTAGATATTACAGAGCCCCCGAAGTCATCCTTGGCATGggctacaaagaaaatg TGGATATATGGTCGGTGGGGTGCATCATGGGAGAAATGGTGCGCCACAAAATCCTTTTCCCTGGCCGGGACT aTATCGACCAGTGGAACAAGGTAATTGAGCAGCTTGGAACTCCCTCACCAGAGTTCATGAAGAAGCTCCAACCCACAGTGAGGAACTATGTGGAGAACAGGCCCAAGTATGCTGGACTCACTTTTCCCAAGCTCTTCCCTGACTGCCTTTTCCCTGCAGACTCTGAGCACAACAAACTCAAAG CGAGCCAGGCCAGAGACCTCCTGTCTAAGATGCTGATCATCGATCCTGCTAAACGGATATCCGTGGACGAGGCCTTACAGCACCCCTACATCAATGTTTGGTACGATCCAGCTGAGGTGGAAGCG GCCAGAGATCTCATCCAAATATCCATG CCACCGCCTCAGATCTATGACAAACAACTTGATGAGAGAGAACACTCCATCGACGAGTGGAAAG AATTGATCTACAAAGAGGTGATGAATTTTGAGGAGAGAACGAAGAATGGCGTAGTGAAGGGACAGCCTTCACCTTCAG GTGCAGCCGTGAACAGCAGCGAGAGCCTCCCCCCTTCCTCTTCCATCAACGACATCTCCTCCATGTCCACCGACCAGACCCTGGCCTCCGACACAGACAGCAGCCTGGAGACATCCGCCGGACCCCTGGGATGCTGCAGGTGA